Proteins encoded together in one Ipomoea triloba cultivar NCNSP0323 chromosome 4, ASM357664v1 window:
- the LOC116015381 gene encoding skin secretory protein xP2-like, giving the protein MAVVRTLFLAILLVELFSAQNVLASHAPVPAPAPESGADLGSSPQATPPAPVDRSPAPAPAVSSPPAPPPASPAPSPGNANDSPSEESTPSPSPAPAPDAEDANDVSHASELQAGGSSEGGMSGGKKAGIAVGVVAGACVVGLGALVYKKRQQNIRRSQYGYAARRDIL; this is encoded by the coding sequence ATGGCGGTTGTTCGAACGCTATTCCTTGCGATTCTCTTAGTGGAGCTGTTCTCAGCTCAGAATGTTCTCGCTTCGCATGCGCCGGTGCCGGCTCCGGCACCAGAATCCGGCGCCGATTTAGGTTCCTCTCCGCAGGCTACTCCGCCTGCTCCGGTCGACCGGTCTCCAGCACCTGCACCTGCCGTTAGCTCTCCCCCGGCGCCTCCGCCTGCTTCTCCAGCTCCGTCTCCAGGAAACGCTAACGATTCGCCGTCGGAGGAGTCTACTCCGTCTCCGTCCCCTGCTCCAGCTCCCGATGCTGAAGATGCGAACGATGTTAGCCACGCAAGTGAGTTACAGGCTGGCGGATCTTCCGAAGGTGGAATGAGCGGAGGTAAGAAAGCAGGCATCGCTGTCGGAGTCGTCGCCGGCGCGTGCGTCGTAGGGCTCGGCGCGCTGGTTTACAAGAAGCGGCAACAGAATATTCGCCGATCGCAGTACGGATACGCCGCCCGGAGAGATATCCTGTAA